GATCCGATGCGCGGCTCGGTGGCGGATGGGCCCGGTGTCGAGAAGGCCGTGCTGCGGTCGCTGGAGCGGATGGAAGGGGACCTGGCGGCGATTCGCGGCGAGGTGGAGCGGTTGAAGCAGACGGTGGTCGATGCGGCCGTTGAAAAGTCGTAGGTCGTAAGTCGTAGGTCGTAGGTCGCATTGATCTACGACCTATCACCTATGACGTCCAAACAAAATCGCCCGGCCAACTCGGCCGGGCGATTCTGTTTGGGAGGTCCTAGAGCGCCCCCTGAGTTTACGAAGACGAACAGATGTGTTCGCTTCACCCTTCTTCGCCCTAGGACTTTCTCGTTGTGACGTCACCAGCAACGCCATCGTGGACACACGTTACGCATCTTCGGGAAAGCTGTCAATAGTGCGGGAATCACGTGTTTTGAGATCCCTTTTCCAACCAAATTCCGGGTGAAATTGTCCCCTTTTTGCTCAACATCGCGATGAGTGCGCCACCACTGATGATCAGCACGATCGACGTCAACTGCGCGAGGGTGAAGACACCGAAGATGCGATCATCCTTCGCGCGAAGAATTTCGACGATGAAGCGCTCGACGCCCGCGAAGACGAGATACGCCCCGAAGAGCCACCCGGTCCCGCGCGGCGACAACCGCCACCGCCAGAGCACCGCGAAGGCGATCAACATCAACGTCACTTCGTAGAGCTGGGTGGGGTGGACGGCGAGGATCGCGTCCGGCGCGGTGCCTGCCGGGAGCGTCACGCCGAACTGCGCTGCGAGGGTCGAGGCGCGCGTGGCGGGCTCTCCGTCCGGGAAGGCGACCGCCCACGGCAGCGTCGTGGGGCGGCCGTAGTCATCGCCCACGACGTAGCAGCCGACGCGGCCGACGGCATAGCCCGCCGCCAAGGCGGGCGCGACGAGGTGCATCGTCCAGCGGATCGGCACCTTGCGCCACCATCCCATGAAGATCACGCCCAGGGTGCCGCCGACGAAGCCGCCATACCACACGAGCCCGCCACGCGAGAGGAGGGCGTCCGCCCCGAACAGTGCCACGTACCAGAGCTTCGCGCCGATGATCCCGCCGATCACGGCGCCCATGACGATGTCGCCGGCGTAGTCCGGCTTGAATCCGAGTCGCCGCCCCTCCTGGTCGGCGATCCACGCCGCGGTCAGGAAGGCAAGCATCATCAACAGGCCGAAGCCGGTGATCTCGAACGGCCCTCGGCCGAAGAGCGGACCGACAGAAAACTTGAGCGGATAGGCGTTGGTCATGGTGTGGTTCCGGCCGGGGGGATGAGTCCCGGGAGGGGGAAGGTGTCGCGTGCCTCAAGGTCGTAGAGGTGCCGTTCGCCGGCGACCAGGCGCCACGCACCGGCCGCTCCGATCATCGCGGCGTTGTCGGTGTTGAGCCGGGGCGAGGCCACCGACACATGGGCGATGCCTTCGGTCGCGCGGCGCAGGGCGTCGGCCAGCGTGCGATTGCAGGCCACGCCCCCACCGAGCACGATCAGCTCGCGCCCGAATTCCTTGGCGGCCGCGACCGTCTTGCTCACCATCACCTCGATGGCGGCGTCCTGGAAGCCGCGCGCGATGTGCGCGCGATCGGCCTCGAGGTCGGGGCTCTGCTGCACTGCGCGCAGCACGGCCGTCTTGAGGCCGCTGAAGGAAAAGGCAAAGCGATCGGCGTGGGCGACGCCCTTGAGGAGCGGGCGTGGGAAGCGGAAGCGCGTCGGATCGCCCGTGGCGGCGAGCTTCTCGATCGCGGCGCCCGCCGGGTAGTCCAGCCCGAGAAGGGCGCCCACCTTGTCGAACGCCTCGCCGGCCGCATCGTCGCGCGTCTCGCCGATCTGGTGATACTCGCCCCAGGCGGGCACATCGAGCAGCAGGGTGTGCCCGCCACTGACGAGGAGCGCCGTGAAGGGCGGTGCGGCCATCGGGTCCTCAAGCGTCGGCGCAAAGAGATGGCCCTCGAGGTGATGCACGCCGACGAGTGGCAGCTGTTCATGCCAGGCCACCGTCTTGGCCCACGTGACGCCGACGAGCAGCGCGCCGAGGAGTCCCGGCCCTGACGTGACGGCGATCCCGTCGATCTCCTGCAGCGTGATCCCCGCCTCGGCAAGCGCCTGCTCCACCACCGGGCCGAGCATCGAAAGGTGCGCGCGCGACGCGAGCTCCGGCACCACGCCGCCGAAGATGCGGTGGACATCCTGCGAGAGGATCGCCAGCCCGGCCAGCGTGGTCACTCCGCCTTCACGCTGCACGACGGCGGCGGAGGTTTCGTCACACGAGGTCTCCAGGGCCAGGACGCGCAACCTACTCCCCCTCGTCGAGGAGGGCCTCGATCCGCGCGCGATTCTCCGCGGACATCCACTCCTCCGCGCCGAGCGCCACCCACTTGACCCGGCCGTCACGGCCGATGAGGACGCTGTGCGGCAGCCCGATGGCCTGGAAGATCTCCTGACTCCGATTGCTACGGTCTTGCAGCAGATCAAAAGTGAGACCGAGCTCGGTGGCGAAGGTCCGGAGCGGTGCAGCATCGCCCTCGTCGAGGGAGACCGCGGCCACCCGAAATCCACGGGCCGCATAGGTGCTATACGCCGCCTGCATCGACGGCATCTCCTTGCGGCAGGGGCCGCACCATGTGGCCCAGAGATTCACCAGCACGACCTTGCCGGCGTACGCCGTGCGGAGGCCGATGGAATCGCCCTGCGTGACGCGCTCGACACGGAAGTCGGGCGCGCGGTCCCCAACGTGGGCACCTTCGGGTGGTGTGGCATAGCGCGTCAGGGCCCACGCGCCGAGTCCGAGGCCGCCGGCGACCAGCAGCACCGCGGCCCAGGTGGAGGACGGCGATCGGCTCACTCCGAGCCGCTCGTCGGCTCGCTGAGGAGCTGCTCGATGATCTTCCGGTTGCCCGGCGAGGCCCACGGGTGCGAACCGTACACGATGCGCACGAAGCGGCCGTCGCGCGCGATCAGGTAGCTCTGCGGCACCTTCGGCGACTGGTACAACTCCTGGATGGTGCCTTCGGGATCCTGCAGAATGTCGAACGTCACATGGAACTCATCCATGAACTTCATGACATCGGCTGCGGCGCCCTTGTCCACCGACACCGCCGCGATCCGGAGCCCCCTCGGCTGCAGCGCCCGGTAGAGCGAGTCGAGCGCGGGGATCTCCTCGCGACACGGGCCGCACCAGGTGGCCCAGATGTTCACCAGCGTGACCTTCCCGCGGTACTCGGCGTGGAGCGACACCGGCGTGTTGGTCGCCAGGTTCGTCACCGTGAAGTCCGGCGCGGTCGCGCCCACCTCGATGCGGGGCGGTGCGTTGCGCACCATGAGCGTGGTGCCGATGCCGATGGCGGCCACCACGCCGATCACCACGAACCATTGCCGATTCATGACCCCTCCGTGCCGTCGGCGGCTCGGTGCAGTGCCCGCACGGCCCCCGCAATGTCGGGTTGCCCGAAGACGGCCGTGCCGGCCACGAAGGTGTCGGCGCCCGCCTGGACGGCCGCGCGGATCGTCTTGGTCGTGATGCCGCCATCCACCTCGAGGATCACGTCCTGGCGGCCATGGCGATCGAGCAGTTCCCGCACGCGGCGGATCTTCCCTGTGGACGCCGGCAGGTAGCCCTGCCCGCCGAAGCCGGGGTTCACCGACATGATCAGCACGAGGTCGAGGTCGTCGATGACTTCCTCGAGGCACGACACGGAGGTCGACGGGTTGAGCACCAGCCCCGCCTTCATGCCGCGCTCGCGTGCCGCGGCCAGGTGACGCTGCACGTGGATCGTCGACTCCGGATGGAAGGCGAAGACCGCGGCGCCCAGCTCGGCGTACTCGGCGAGGTACTGTTCCGGCTTCTCGACCATGAGGTGCACGTCGATCGGCAGGGTGCTGAGCTTGCGCAGGGCGCGGATCATCGGCGCGCCGAAGGTCAGGTTCGGGACGAAGTGGCCGTCCATCACGTCGACGTGCAACCAGGCTGCGCCGCCCACCTCGGCCTCGGCGATCTGCTCGCGCAGGCGACCCAGGTCGCAGCTCAGCACACTCGGGGCAATTTGAATGTTCACTCCATCGCTCCACTCACGGACAGCGCGATCGGCTGTCCTTTGGTGACTAGTGTACCAACGGCTGGTGTCTGTGCGACCACCGTGCCCGGCGCTCCCTCGAACCGCTGCGTCAGGGTGCCAACCGTCAAGCCGACAGCGGCGAGCCGATCGCGTGCACCATCCAGCGTCAGCCCCACGACATTCGGCACGGCGATGATCGGGGCTCCGCGGCTCACGCTCAGCGTCACCGACTGGCCGAGTCGTGCGGCGACGCCGCTCCCCGGGGTGGTGCCGACGACGGTGCCCACCTCGGCGCTGCTCGGCACCGTGTCCAGCGCGCCGGGTGTCAATCCCGCTGCGCGCAGCACGGCGGTCGCGAGGGCGAGGTCATACCCTTCCAGGTCGGGAATCGCGATCGGCGGCGCGCCACCGCTCAGTGCCAATCGAACCAGCGCTCCTTGCGGCAGGATGGTGCCCGGCGCCGGCGACTGCCACGCGACGCTGCCGTTCGGCGCCTCACCATCAGCCACGGTATCCACCACTCGGCCGCGCAGCGATTGCGCCGTGAGTCTGGCCATCGCCTCGGCGAGCTCGAGGCCGCGCAGCGCGGGGACTTCCTCCCGCTCCGGCACCAGACGCGCAGGGTACAACACGCAGGTCGACCAATATCCCGCCACCGCGGCCACGAAGAGGATCAGGCCGAGGCCGAACGTGGGGCGTCGTCGCCAGCCGTCGTTCATGCCGTGCGCACCAT
The Gemmatimonadota bacterium DNA segment above includes these coding regions:
- a CDS encoding prolipoprotein diacylglyceryl transferase, which produces MTNAYPLKFSVGPLFGRGPFEITGFGLLMMLAFLTAAWIADQEGRRLGFKPDYAGDIVMGAVIGGIIGAKLWYVALFGADALLSRGGLVWYGGFVGGTLGVIFMGWWRKVPIRWTMHLVAPALAAGYAVGRVGCYVVGDDYGRPTTLPWAVAFPDGEPATRASTLAAQFGVTLPAGTAPDAILAVHPTQLYEVTLMLIAFAVLWRWRLSPRGTGWLFGAYLVFAGVERFIVEILRAKDDRIFGVFTLAQLTSIVLIISGGALIAMLSKKGTISPGIWLEKGSQNT
- the tsaD gene encoding tRNA (adenosine(37)-N6)-threonylcarbamoyltransferase complex transferase subunit TsaD; translated protein: MRVLALETSCDETSAAVVQREGGVTTLAGLAILSQDVHRIFGGVVPELASRAHLSMLGPVVEQALAEAGITLQEIDGIAVTSGPGLLGALLVGVTWAKTVAWHEQLPLVGVHHLEGHLFAPTLEDPMAAPPFTALLVSGGHTLLLDVPAWGEYHQIGETRDDAAGEAFDKVGALLGLDYPAGAAIEKLAATGDPTRFRFPRPLLKGVAHADRFAFSFSGLKTAVLRAVQQSPDLEADRAHIARGFQDAAIEVMVSKTVAAAKEFGRELIVLGGGVACNRTLADALRRATEGIAHVSVASPRLNTDNAAMIGAAGAWRLVAGERHLYDLEARDTFPLPGLIPPAGTTP
- a CDS encoding TlpA family protein disulfide reductase, producing the protein MSRSPSSTWAAVLLVAGGLGLGAWALTRYATPPEGAHVGDRAPDFRVERVTQGDSIGLRTAYAGKVVLVNLWATWCGPCRKEMPSMQAAYSTYAARGFRVAAVSLDEGDAAPLRTFATELGLTFDLLQDRSNRSQEIFQAIGLPHSVLIGRDGRVKWVALGAEEWMSAENRARIEALLDEGE
- a CDS encoding TlpA family protein disulfide reductase, with protein sequence MNRQWFVVIGVVAAIGIGTTLMVRNAPPRIEVGATAPDFTVTNLATNTPVSLHAEYRGKVTLVNIWATWCGPCREEIPALDSLYRALQPRGLRIAAVSVDKGAAADVMKFMDEFHVTFDILQDPEGTIQELYQSPKVPQSYLIARDGRFVRIVYGSHPWASPGNRKIIEQLLSEPTSGSE
- the rpe gene encoding ribulose-phosphate 3-epimerase, coding for MNIQIAPSVLSCDLGRLREQIAEAEVGGAAWLHVDVMDGHFVPNLTFGAPMIRALRKLSTLPIDVHLMVEKPEQYLAEYAELGAAVFAFHPESTIHVQRHLAAARERGMKAGLVLNPSTSVSCLEEVIDDLDLVLIMSVNPGFGGQGYLPASTGKIRRVRELLDRHGRQDVILEVDGGITTKTIRAAVQAGADTFVAGTAVFGQPDIAGAVRALHRAADGTEGS
- a CDS encoding PASTA domain-containing protein — encoded protein: MNDGWRRRPTFGLGLILFVAAVAGYWSTCVLYPARLVPEREEVPALRGLELAEAMARLTAQSLRGRVVDTVADGEAPNGSVAWQSPAPGTILPQGALVRLALSGGAPPIAIPDLEGYDLALATAVLRAAGLTPGALDTVPSSAEVGTVVGTTPGSGVAARLGQSVTLSVSRGAPIIAVPNVVGLTLDGARDRLAAVGLTVGTLTQRFEGAPGTVVAQTPAVGTLVTKGQPIALSVSGAME